A window of Bacillus kexueae genomic DNA:
ATGATACTTGAAACCCATAATGTAGAAGATACTAAAATAAAGGCAAGTAGACTAAATACAATACTTACTCCATAAAGCGTCAAAACAGTATTTCTATGGGATAACCCCAAATTCATAAGTTTATGGTGTAGGTGAGACTTATCTGGTTCAGATATTGGTCTTCTATTTAATATCCTTCTTATAATAGCAAAAAATGTATCAGTGATTGGAACCCCAAGAATAATTATCGGAATTATCATATTAAAGAGAGTTACACTTTTATACATGCCAAGGAGAGAAAGAATTGCAATTACATAACCTAAAAAGAGAGACCCTGTATCGCCCATAAAAATTTTAGCGGGATAAAAGTTGTAAAATAAAAAGCCTAAAGTACTCATCATTACAATAGCACTCAAAGTTAAAATTACTACTTCCCCCGCCATGTAAGCCATTATAGCTATCGATAGTAAGTTAATAAATGAGATTCCTGCCGCCAAACCATCTAACCCATCAATTAAATTAACTGAATTTATTATGCCGACAATCCATAAGACAGTAATAAGGTAAGAGAAATTACCTAAAAATAACTTCTCATCAGAAAAAGGTAAAGATAGTGTTTCTATCCTTATACCATCAAGTACGATCAAAACAGCTACGAAAAGCTCTATAGACAACTTAACCCTTGCACTTAAACGAAATACATCGTCAATGATTCCTAATAACAAAATTAGTAACCCACATAGAAAAATAATCCCTAAATCATTGGAATATAAATTTAGAAAAGTTATCCCTGCGATTGAGGCCAAAAATATAGATAAACCTCCCATTCTTGGCATTATTTTTTTATGAACTTTCCTCTCATCTGGATAATCAATGACTTTCATATATACAGCTAATTTTTTTATAATCGGCGTTGTTGTAATTGCAATGAAAAATGACAATAAAGAAGCAGTTATTATACTTATATTCATTGTCTAAATCCCTTCGATTTTAATCAAATAATTTATCCTACACTATTTTTATCCCCTATTTAATAATAAAAAAAACAGAAGGATTAATTTTTTAAAAAGGTATAAAAAAAAAGCTCTAGGGAAATATAATTTCCCATAAGAGCTTTTATCTTGCACCATCACCTGTAATTAGTACTTTAATTGTCTTAACAAATATTAAAAAATCCAACTTCATATTCATATTTTGAATATAAAACAAATCATATTCTAATTTTTCTTTTGGAGAAATGTCATAACCACCATTTACTTGTGCCCATCCAGATAAACCAGGCTTAACTAAAAGTCTTTTTTCAAAACCTGGAATTTCCCTTGAAAATTGTTCAACAAAAACTGGTCTTTCCGGTCTAGGGCCAAAAATACTCATGTCTCCTTTTAATACATTAATCAATTGTGGGAGTTCGTCAATTCTTGTTTTTCGTATAAACTTTCCAACTCTAGTAACACGACTATCGTTTTTAGATGCCCATTGTGGACCATCTTTTTCAGCATCTACTCTCATTGACCGCAACTTATAAATATAGAATTTTTTACCATTCAAACCCATTCTCTCTTGTGTAAAAAAGGCTGGACCTTTAGATTCTAACTTGATAAGAATAGATGTAAAGGCAATTATTGGAAAAGCAACAACTAATGCAATTAACGCAATAACAATGTCAAGTACCCTTTTTAAAAATAAATATCTTTTTTTATTCTCGACTATAGAAGTAAAAGAAATTTCCTCATTTTTTAAATATTTATTGGAGTACAAATTTCCATAATAATTACTTCCTGTAGATCTTTCTAAAGCCACAAAAATCACCTCTACATAAATTATGAGAGATACATCTCAACATTTAAGTTAAAACACTATCACTAATTTTCTTATTAAATCAAGTTTTTGTCAATAAGGAAACATTATTTAAAACATTTCTGTAACATTATATCGAGTCTTTAAAAATAAAAAGAGGTTGGCTCAATTTTATTGTTCATGAGCCAACCCCATATATTACCTTCTTCCAACTTGCACAACTAACTCTCCTGATACCCAACCATAATAGCTAGTAGAAGGAATCTTTACTTTATACCATCCGTTAGAAAGAACATAATTATTATTTTCTAATGCAGCTTCAACAAAGCTATCCTTAGATAGGCTACCTACAATACTTGAATTTGTTGATGGTTCAGAACGGATATTTAAGTTTCCAGAGCTAATATTTACCTTTAAAAGGTTTAGAACATTAACATATTCACTGGAAATCCACCCTTGTTCTGAACCAATTTTCACTTTATACCACCCTTGGTTATTAGTACCTAAAACTTCCAAATCTGTATTTTCATCTAGAGTCCTAATATAAGTTTGAGATGATACAACAGGATCAGTTCTAAAGTTTACCCTAGTAGTTGTTAATCCCTTAACTCCAGCTGGGTATACCGTGAACTCACCACCGTTTGGTATATCTCGTCCTGGAGCTGGAGGTGGACCATCCGTAATTGGAAGAACTGACACATTTTGATATTCAGAAGAATTGTACCCTTTAATTCGTTGCATTAAGCCTGCTATTTTCTCAGCCCAATCAAGGTCAGTGGCATATCTCACATTCATACCCTTTAACGTAGGAGAACCACCATACCACTTTCCATTAGAATCCAGATAATTGGTTCTAATATAATATGCAGTATAATAAATGCTCTCAGTAAAGGATGGGAAATAATATGCACATTCAAATGGACAACTGTCATATGCCCCAAAACCAAAAAGGTTATGTTTATACTTTGCAATGTTAGACCTTCCCCAGTTACTTTCTACTAGAGAGTGTGCTACTAAATATAATGCATTTACACCATATTTCTTTTGGGCTTCTACGTAGGCAGCTCCATACCCAATTAATGGACTTTCAGGCACTATTGATTTAATGTAACTATCAATTTGTTGTGCTGTAACCGTTGAAGGTAACCTTAAATCAAGACCTTTATATGGTGGAAGATAGTTTCCGACATATACGTCGCTAAAAGGTGTTCTTTCATAAAATTTATCTTCACTATCTTTAACATATACTTTTCCCTCTTTTAAGAAAGAAGGAGCAGGACTGACATAAATCTTTGCTGTTCTGTTTTCCGGTGTCCCTAAATAATGGTATAAGATACCATTAGATACTTCATAAAAATCTGGCCCATAAGGTGCTGGTCGATTAGGAACACGAAAATCAGTAGACTTTGATATAGATAAGTTTATATAAGCATCGCCAATGTTTTCAAAATACTCCACTTCAAGGTCATGGTATCCAGAATTAAGTGGAATATTAACATATTTTTCAATCCCATTAACCCCTGCGTTATACCATGAATCAATTACAACCTGACCATCAACCTTGACTCTTACACCATCATCTGAATGGGCATATATTGTGTAAGTACCTTTATCAAAATACTCTCTTTTTTTGAACCTTACCGAAAACCCATCACTTGACACCATTGGACTTGGAGATCCATTCTTCCAATTAAAGTTTAAGTTAGTAATTGGGTATAGAGAATTGTCTCCACCTAATACTACTGGATTGCCAGTTAGGTTTTTGTTAGGGTACACGAAGCCAATCCACTGATTTTGATAGTCAGTTTGATTGAATGGTACAATCTCAAATTCTATTGAACTTTGTCCGGTGTTTTCAAAGTAATCTACTTCTATCCAGTGTATGTTTGCTTCATTTGAACTAACATTCTTTCTATCACTTATATTGACCAAGATAGAGTCTTCTCTTAGCGAACTGTTACTCCATCTATCAAGAATTAATTCACCATCTAAGTATACTCTTACACCATCATCAGCTTTCGTTCTAA
This region includes:
- a CDS encoding glycosyltransferase family 4 protein, with the protein product MNISIITASLLSFFIAITTTPIIKKLAVYMKVIDYPDERKVHKKIMPRMGGLSIFLASIAGITFLNLYSNDLGIIFLCGLLILLLGIIDDVFRLSARVKLSIELFVAVLIVLDGIRIETLSLPFSDEKLFLGNFSYLITVLWIVGIINSVNLIDGLDGLAAGISFINLLSIAIMAYMAGEVVILTLSAIVMMSTLGFLFYNFYPAKIFMGDTGSLFLGYVIAILSLLGMYKSVTLFNMIIPIIILGVPITDTFFAIIRRILNRRPISEPDKSHLHHKLMNLGLSHRNTVLTLYGVSIVFSLLAFILVSSTLWVSSIIIILFIILVQAIAETVGLVNDKYKPFLSLFKKIWERRKNLV
- a CDS encoding sugar transferase, with protein sequence MYSNKYLKNEEISFTSIVENKKRYLFLKRVLDIVIALIALVVAFPIIAFTSILIKLESKGPAFFTQERMGLNGKKFYIYKLRSMRVDAEKDGPQWASKNDSRVTRVGKFIRKTRIDELPQLINVLKGDMSIFGPRPERPVFVEQFSREIPGFEKRLLVKPGLSGWAQVNGGYDISPKEKLEYDLFYIQNMNMKLDFLIFVKTIKVLITGDGAR
- a CDS encoding PA14 domain-containing protein → MPAAEKNVHWIEVEYYDGLYNSNIEFSIEPYKVADTGWIGELYSNTSLSGVPVILGGENALEPIQNLNFDWGAQSPHPFIPRDNFSARFLRKINVSNEGYYRFNLAADDGIRLIVNGKKIIDSWIDSNSIRDGFVYLPKGQHEIIVEYYERAGNAKLNLNFELTDYVFVRKEETVGMNWGMGSPGEGISSDGFSAVFDQSRFFERGDYFVQTLADDGVKVEVDGKYLIDRWSDSSGNIDRSLWLNVPRDHHSIITHYYENSGNAFIFSDIVPLGDWVAYYYSDKNIGGSPVTSKVISSPSSKLSFAENNGSGSPVPNKVSTDNFSAKYSTAARLKEGSYIIRTKADDGVRVYLDGELILDRWSNSSLREDSILVNISDRKNVSSNEANIHWIEVDYFENTGQSSIEFEIVPFNQTDYQNQWIGFVYPNKNLTGNPVVLGGDNSLYPITNLNFNWKNGSPSPMVSSDGFSVRFKKREYFDKGTYTIYAHSDDGVRVKVDGQVVIDSWYNAGVNGIEKYVNIPLNSGYHDLEVEYFENIGDAYINLSISKSTDFRVPNRPAPYGPDFYEVSNGILYHYLGTPENRTAKIYVSPAPSFLKEGKVYVKDSEDKFYERTPFSDVYVGNYLPPYKGLDLRLPSTVTAQQIDSYIKSIVPESPLIGYGAAYVEAQKKYGVNALYLVAHSLVESNWGRSNIAKYKHNLFGFGAYDSCPFECAYYFPSFTESIYYTAYYIRTNYLDSNGKWYGGSPTLKGMNVRYATDLDWAEKIAGLMQRIKGYNSSEYQNVSVLPITDGPPPAPGRDIPNGGEFTVYPAGVKGLTTTRVNFRTDPVVSSQTYIRTLDENTDLEVLGTNNQGWYKVKIGSEQGWISSEYVNVLNLLKVNISSGNLNIRSEPSTNSSIVGSLSKDSFVEAALENNNYVLSNGWYKVKIPSTSYYGWVSGELVVQVGRR